In Halobacteriovorax marinus SJ, the following proteins share a genomic window:
- the tgt gene encoding tRNA guanosine(34) transglycosylase Tgt → MTTMYKNVAYDGKARAGVVTTAHGEIETPIFMPVGTRASVKCMWQHELEEVGAQIILGNTYHLYLRPGHELIEKVGGGLHGFMNWKKPILTDSGGYQVFSLSSMNKLSEEGVRFQSHIDGSYHMISPEKSMEIQRALGSDIVMNFDECPALPATKERLRESMELTLRWAKRCRDYELKEHQNLFGIIQGGLHFDLRTECMERLTEMNFEGYALGGLSVGEKNEEMVEFCSDFVHTMPKDKPRYLMGVGKPLDILTGIKNGLDMFDCVLPTRNARNGQFLTHHGPLNIKKERFKEDTLPPDPDCSCKVCSNYSRSYIRHLYNTGEYLAGQLISYHNLHFFLDMTKQARAHIIAGTFDEYYKTFYNNYTSNQWT, encoded by the coding sequence ATGACGACGATGTATAAGAATGTAGCTTACGATGGAAAGGCCCGCGCTGGGGTTGTCACTACTGCTCACGGAGAGATTGAAACTCCTATCTTTATGCCAGTAGGAACAAGGGCATCTGTAAAGTGTATGTGGCAACATGAATTAGAAGAAGTTGGGGCCCAGATTATCCTTGGCAATACTTATCATCTCTACTTAAGACCAGGACATGAACTGATTGAAAAAGTTGGAGGCGGTCTACATGGTTTTATGAATTGGAAAAAACCTATCCTCACAGATAGTGGGGGATATCAAGTTTTCTCTCTCTCTTCGATGAATAAATTGAGTGAAGAGGGGGTTCGCTTTCAGTCTCATATTGATGGCTCATACCATATGATCTCTCCTGAAAAATCTATGGAAATTCAACGCGCACTTGGTAGTGATATCGTTATGAATTTTGATGAGTGTCCAGCGCTTCCTGCAACAAAGGAAAGGCTTAGAGAGAGTATGGAACTCACTCTAAGATGGGCCAAGAGATGCCGTGACTACGAGCTTAAAGAACACCAAAACCTCTTTGGTATCATTCAGGGTGGCCTACACTTCGACTTAAGAACAGAGTGTATGGAGAGACTTACTGAGATGAACTTTGAAGGTTACGCTCTAGGAGGGCTTAGCGTAGGGGAGAAGAATGAGGAAATGGTAGAGTTTTGCTCTGACTTTGTTCACACAATGCCTAAGGATAAACCTCGCTACCTAATGGGTGTTGGGAAGCCTTTAGATATTTTAACTGGAATTAAGAACGGTTTAGATATGTTTGACTGCGTACTGCCTACTCGAAATGCGCGCAATGGACAATTTCTCACTCACCATGGACCTCTCAATATAAAGAAGGAAAGGTTTAAAGAAGATACATTGCCACCTGATCCAGATTGTTCATGTAAGGTCTGTAGCAATTATTCCAGATCGTATATTAGACATCTCTATAATACTGGTGAATATTTAGCTGGTCAGCTTATAAGTTATCATAATTTGCACTTCTTTTTAGATATGACAAAGCAGGCGAGGGCCCATATTATAGCGGGAACGTTTGACGAATATTATAAGACATTTTATAACAATTACACTTCAAATCAATGGACATAG
- a CDS encoding twin-arginine translocase TatA/TatE family subunit produces the protein MFGIGGAELLIIFVFALLFIGPKKLPELARGLGKGIREFQKAKDDLLDQVNAPAETKDNTQNLASSDAPSETITTSEDNKKSSDDSNA, from the coding sequence ATGTTTGGAATCGGTGGAGCTGAATTACTAATAATTTTTGTTTTTGCACTTCTCTTTATAGGTCCAAAGAAGTTACCTGAGCTTGCAAGAGGCTTAGGTAAAGGGATTAGAGAGTTTCAAAAGGCAAAAGATGATCTTCTTGATCAAGTAAATGCTCCTGCCGAGACTAAAGATAACACTCAGAACTTGGCATCATCTGACGCGCCAAGTGAAACCATCACTACGTCTGAGGACAATAAAAAATCTTCAGACGATTCTAACGCTTAG
- a CDS encoding response regulator, with protein sequence MSSTELNEQVALKKKVVVIDDEAVTRKLVEKALSERFEVYIVDNIFESIRVCELHMPDVILLDLLMPSVDGFEILNLLKHHAILCDIPVICMSSTEAREDRIRIRELGAIGFIKKPVSIKTLASDIDQSLDSVTNIITSKKNNIEFIIGFNVQEKDKFILKKIQRIPEGETVVFLSWSKGEYFYESNESLKKYIDDERLIFLEIKPTLITKFPYLQDLTPLLEDVLSFLGEKSRETHLVFDEPSVLLNFQNTEKTTSQALKFAQSLISNFKKISYIDIRPKKEDEQSFLNKIGKILVGNRG encoded by the coding sequence TGTTGTTATTGATGATGAAGCAGTGACACGTAAGTTAGTAGAGAAAGCGCTTAGCGAGCGTTTTGAAGTCTATATTGTTGATAATATATTTGAATCGATTCGAGTATGTGAACTACATATGCCAGATGTGATTCTGTTAGACTTACTTATGCCAAGTGTAGACGGTTTTGAGATTTTAAACCTCTTAAAGCACCATGCAATACTTTGCGATATACCAGTAATTTGTATGAGTTCTACTGAAGCGAGGGAAGATAGAATTCGAATAAGAGAACTAGGTGCCATTGGGTTTATTAAAAAGCCTGTAAGTATAAAAACCTTGGCCAGTGATATTGATCAATCTCTAGATTCAGTTACAAATATAATAACTTCGAAGAAGAATAATATAGAGTTTATCATTGGCTTTAACGTTCAAGAAAAAGATAAATTCATTTTAAAGAAAATTCAAAGAATTCCTGAAGGTGAAACTGTCGTCTTTCTCTCATGGAGTAAGGGAGAGTACTTTTACGAAAGTAATGAGAGTTTGAAGAAATATATTGATGACGAAAGACTTATATTCTTAGAAATTAAGCCAACACTCATTACAAAATTTCCTTACCTTCAAGACTTAACTCCTCTTTTAGAAGATGTACTCTCATTCTTAGGTGAAAAAAGTCGAGAAACTCACCTTGTTTTTGATGAGCCTAGTGTTCTTTTAAATTTTCAAAATACAGAGAAAACGACCTCTCAGGCATTGAAATTTGCTCAGTCCTTAATTTCAAATTTTAAGAAGATTTCGTATATCGATATTCGTCCAAAGAAAGAGGATGAGCAGAGCTTTCTTAATAAAATAGGTAAGATTTTAGTAGGTAATAGAGGGTAA
- the queA gene encoding tRNA preQ1(34) S-adenosylmethionine ribosyltransferase-isomerase QueA, which produces MSSADLTLSNYDFDLPKELVASRPIAGRHNSKLLVYKVKSGEIIHEHFYNLANYLPEDSLLVLNQSKVFPCRLIGKKPTGGKCEVFLLESYPNSNGEYKSLIKTSSKKSVGDEFFFEDELVAKIERIDEGNFYISFNRENLAEYLNEYAKIPIPPYIRNGESDELDKSDYQTVFAKNIGSVAAPTAGLHFTEDVFKSLQEKNIERAYVTLHVGLGTFAPVKTDNLQDHKMHSENYFIDTENKEKILSKKEIFAVGTTSLRVLESSHNGENFDIEANEIKETDIFLHPGVDVHSINGLITNFHLPKSTLLMLVSSLIGREKTLELYKEAIANEYRFFSYGDSMLILRDQ; this is translated from the coding sequence ATGAGTAGCGCAGATTTAACATTGAGCAATTACGACTTCGATCTTCCAAAAGAGTTGGTGGCCAGCAGACCTATTGCTGGAAGACATAACTCTAAACTACTGGTTTATAAAGTGAAGTCTGGAGAGATTATTCACGAGCACTTCTATAATCTTGCCAATTACCTTCCGGAGGACTCTTTACTAGTTCTCAATCAAAGTAAAGTCTTCCCTTGTAGACTCATTGGGAAAAAGCCTACGGGCGGAAAGTGTGAGGTCTTCTTGCTCGAGAGTTACCCAAATTCAAATGGAGAGTATAAGTCTCTCATTAAAACCAGCTCGAAGAAGAGTGTTGGGGATGAGTTCTTTTTTGAAGATGAACTTGTCGCAAAAATTGAAAGAATTGATGAAGGTAATTTCTATATTAGTTTTAATAGGGAGAACCTCGCAGAGTACCTAAATGAATATGCTAAAATTCCCATTCCTCCTTATATTAGAAATGGTGAAAGTGATGAGTTAGATAAGTCAGATTATCAAACTGTATTCGCTAAAAATATTGGTAGTGTAGCTGCTCCTACGGCCGGTCTTCATTTTACTGAAGATGTTTTTAAGAGTCTTCAAGAGAAAAATATTGAGAGGGCCTATGTCACTTTACACGTAGGGCTTGGAACATTTGCTCCAGTTAAAACAGATAATCTACAAGATCATAAAATGCATTCAGAGAATTATTTTATAGATACAGAGAATAAAGAGAAAATTCTCTCTAAAAAAGAGATCTTCGCTGTGGGAACGACATCTCTTAGAGTTTTAGAGAGTTCTCACAACGGAGAGAACTTCGATATAGAGGCCAACGAGATAAAGGAGACTGATATCTTTCTTCATCCAGGAGTAGATGTCCACTCTATAAATGGTCTCATTACGAATTTTCATTTGCCAAAGTCTACGCTTCTTATGCTCGTTAGCTCTCTGATTGGCAGAGAGAAGACCTTAGAGCTATATAAAGAGGCCATTGCAAATGAGTACCGCTTCTTCTCCTATGGAGATTCAATGCTAATTTTGAGGGACCAATGA
- a CDS encoding glycosyltransferase family 2 protein codes for MKKSFTSAITIVTITIICSLLVIIFYLNIPDNWQFDNPYANFVAKLMLYYLLFIFVRTFLLLILSFLEVIFYKKSRDIVKYPLVTLIIPAYNEEKVLKKAIESVLEIDYPNLEVLVVDDGSTDDTFFVAKEMEKHSQVRVIHQSNAGKSKALNYGISEALGDYFVCMDADSVLSKNLLIEAIPYFERDENLAAVAGAVQVGNAKNLLTIFQKLEYIIGLNFHKKAQSFLNMVTIVPGPIGVFDRSKVYAIGGYSSDTFAEDSDLSMRLLMEGYNIKYCDKITATTEAPDEINALITQRYRWSRGMVQAIFKGMNLLWDNFSVRGALVITYMFFETILIPLINFSFIMLTLEFALLYNIVDLMGPYFVGLTLLDVALCFYSIIMERQVFSLLILSFLNRLTYGLLLEVIRFFSIFDELLKIPMKWGVLERKGMN; via the coding sequence ATGAAAAAAAGTTTTACTAGTGCTATTACAATTGTAACCATTACTATAATTTGTAGTTTATTAGTTATTATTTTCTATTTAAATATTCCCGATAATTGGCAATTTGATAACCCTTATGCAAATTTTGTTGCAAAGCTAATGCTCTATTATCTTCTATTTATTTTTGTGAGAACATTTCTCTTACTTATTCTCTCGTTTCTAGAGGTTATCTTCTATAAGAAGAGTCGAGATATAGTAAAGTATCCTCTGGTTACACTTATTATCCCTGCTTACAATGAAGAGAAGGTACTTAAAAAGGCAATTGAATCTGTCTTAGAGATTGATTATCCAAACCTTGAAGTTTTAGTTGTTGATGATGGTTCTACTGACGATACATTCTTTGTTGCAAAGGAAATGGAGAAGCACTCCCAGGTAAGAGTTATTCATCAGTCAAATGCAGGTAAGTCTAAGGCCCTCAATTACGGGATTTCGGAGGCCCTAGGGGATTACTTCGTTTGTATGGACGCAGATAGTGTGCTTAGTAAGAATTTACTGATTGAAGCAATTCCATATTTTGAAAGAGACGAGAACCTAGCAGCTGTTGCTGGTGCTGTTCAAGTTGGAAATGCTAAAAACCTTCTAACAATTTTCCAAAAACTAGAATATATTATTGGGCTTAATTTTCATAAGAAAGCGCAATCTTTTTTAAATATGGTTACCATCGTTCCTGGTCCAATTGGAGTTTTTGATCGAAGCAAAGTATATGCTATTGGTGGCTATAGCTCTGATACATTTGCTGAAGATAGTGACTTAAGTATGCGCCTTTTAATGGAAGGATATAATATTAAGTATTGTGATAAGATTACCGCGACTACCGAGGCTCCCGATGAGATTAATGCCCTCATTACTCAGCGCTATAGATGGTCCAGAGGAATGGTTCAGGCCATCTTTAAGGGGATGAATCTCTTGTGGGATAATTTCTCTGTAAGGGGAGCTCTAGTTATCACCTATATGTTCTTTGAAACTATTCTTATTCCATTAATTAATTTCTCTTTTATTATGCTGACTTTGGAGTTTGCACTTCTCTATAATATTGTCGATTTAATGGGGCCCTACTTTGTAGGTTTAACACTCTTGGATGTCGCTCTTTGCTTTTATAGTATTATTATGGAGAGGCAGGTTTTCTCTTTACTCATTTTAAGTTTTCTTAATCGATTGACCTATGGTCTCCTCTTGGAAGTTATTAGGTTCTTTTCAATATTTGATGAATTATTAAAAATCCCAATGAAATGGGGTGTGCTTGAAAGAAAAGGAATGAATTAG
- the yajC gene encoding preprotein translocase subunit YajC translates to MLDFLMTPVMAQEAAAAAGQPNALSSFLPMIAVFAIFYFLMIRPQAKKAKEEQAMLSQLGKGEEIFTKSGLFGTITGITDKVITLEIAEGTKVKVLRSHIGGKADSIFKKTEEKK, encoded by the coding sequence ATGTTAGATTTTTTAATGACTCCAGTTATGGCACAAGAAGCGGCTGCAGCAGCAGGTCAACCAAATGCACTCAGCTCATTTCTTCCAATGATTGCTGTTTTCGCAATTTTCTACTTCCTAATGATTAGACCTCAAGCTAAGAAGGCGAAAGAAGAGCAAGCAATGCTAAGTCAGCTTGGAAAAGGTGAAGAGATTTTCACAAAGTCTGGACTCTTTGGAACAATTACTGGGATTACTGATAAAGTTATCACACTAGAAATTGCTGAAGGAACTAAAGTTAAAGTTCTTAGAAGCCATATTGGTGGTAAAGCTGATTCTATCTTCAAGAAAACAGAAGAGAAGAAGTAA